The following proteins are encoded in a genomic region of Natronorubrum halophilum:
- a CDS encoding dodecin family protein, translated as MGETVKVITLTGNSTESWEDAAQNAIDDADQTLENITGVEIESQTAEVDDGTIEQYRTTLDVAFVLNR; from the coding sequence ATGGGTGAAACAGTCAAAGTCATCACACTGACCGGCAACTCGACAGAATCGTGGGAAGACGCCGCACAGAACGCGATCGACGATGCGGACCAGACGCTCGAGAACATCACCGGAGTCGAGATCGAATCGCAGACGGCGGAAGTCGACGATGGAACGATCGAACAGTATCGGACGACCCTCGACGTCGCGTTCGTACTGAACAGATAA